The Drosophila biarmipes strain raj3 chromosome 4, RU_DBia_V1.1, whole genome shotgun sequence genome includes a window with the following:
- the LOC108024916 gene encoding 40S ribosomal protein S3a codes for MAVGKNKGLSKGGKKGGKKKVVDPFSRKDWYDVKAPNMFQTRQIGKTLVNRTQGQRIASDYLKGRVFEVSLADLQKDIDPERSFRKFRLIAEDVQDRNVLCNFHGMDLTTDKYRSMVKKWQTLIEAIVEAKTVDGYLLRVFCIGFTAKDQQSQRKTCYAQQSQVRKIRARMTDIITNEVSGADLKQLVNKLALDSIAKDIEKSCQRIYPLHDVYIRKVKVLKKPRFDVSKLLELHGDGGGKSVDAVVSTEGAVVDRPEGYEPPVQEAV; via the exons ATGGCAGTCGGCAAAAATAAAGGTCTTTCCAAGGGTGGCAAGAAGGGTGGTAAAAAGAAGGTAGTGGACCCCTTTTCACGCAAGGATTGGTACGATGTGAAAGCCCCGAATATGTTCCAAACCCGTCAAATCGGTAAAACGCTTGTGAACCGCACCCAGGGCCAAAGAATAGCGTCGGACTATCTAAAGGGTCGCGTTTTTGAAGTGTCTCTGGCAGATTTGCAAAAGGATATAGATCCGGAGCGCTCATTCCGCAAGTTCCGTCTTATTGCCGAAGACGTTCAAGACCGAAACGTGCTTTGCAACTTCCATGGCATGGATCTAACTACAGACAAGTACAG GTCAATGGTTAAAAAGTGGCAAACTCTTATTGAAGCGATTGTTGAAGCCAAGACTGTCGATGGTTACCTTCTGCGAGTGTTTTGCATTGGATTTACTGCCAAGGATCAGCAGTCTCAGCGCAAAACATGCTATGCTCAACAGTCGCAGGTCCGCAAGATTCGCGCTCGCATGACTGACATTATTACTAACGAAGTTAGTGGTGCTGATTTGAAGCAGCTTGTTAACAAACTGGCATTGGATTCCATTGCAAAAGATATTGAAAAAAGCTGCCAGCGTATCTATCCATTACATGATGTTTACATTCGTAAAGTCAAGGTATTGAAGAAGCCGCGTTTCGATGTCTCAAAGCTCTTGGAGTTGCATGGTGATGGTGGCGGCAAATCTGTCGATGCCGTCGTTTCCACCGAAGGAGCCGTAGTTGACCGCCCCGAGGGTTATGAGCCCCCAGTGCAGGAAGCTGTCTAA